From Anopheles funestus chromosome 3RL, idAnoFuneDA-416_04, whole genome shotgun sequence, a single genomic window includes:
- the LOC125770713 gene encoding cilia- and flagella-associated protein 20-like, giving the protein MFRNAFQHRFVTVFTSGGSKPLAIWDVHTKNGHARRVTDENTRSLAFELTGVNVATTFMVAPCAPCPSLSIKLPFIVMLLKNMKKFFSFEIQILDDRQSLRRLRFSNYQSVTRVDNFSAFIPISLAPGWGQVQINLADFTRKAYGTNYVETVRLQIHANVRIKRIYFCDQLYTNDETPPDLRLVQPIRPNRMMQLKMQQKPPKIPHEPIETVRPPTPIDNTDVTNQLDNELAPAQCAVGTEL; this is encoded by the exons ATGTTCCGCAACGCTTTCCAGCATCGATTCGTTACGGTGTTCACTAGTGGTGGAAGCAAGCCGCTTGCCATCTGGGATGTGCATACGAAGAATGGCCACGCTAGACGTGTGACCGATGAGAATACTCGTTCACTTGCGTTCGAGCTGACCGGTGTAAACGTTGCCACCACCTTTATGGTAGCGCCATGTGCGCCGTGTCCCTCCCTCTCGATTAAACTTCCGTTCATTGTGATGCTGTtgaaaaacatgaagaaattcttttctttcgaAATTCAG ATTCTGGACGATAGACAATCGCTGCGTCGTTTACGCTTCTCCAACTATCAAAGCGTAACACGTGTGGATAACTTCAGCGCCTTCATACCAATATCTTTGGCCCCGGGATGGGGTCAGGTACAGATTAACTTGGCGGACTTTACTCGAAAAGCATATGGCACGAACTATGTCGAGACAGTTCGATTGCAAATACATGCAAACGTGCGTATCAAGCGTATTTACTTTTGTGATCAACTTTACACGAACGACGAAACACCGCCCGATTTGAGACTGGTACAACCGATCCGACCAAATCGTATGATGCAGCTAAAGATGCAGCAGAAGCCACCGAAGATCCCACATGAGCCAATTGAAACGGTACGCCCACCGACACCGATAGATAATACTGATGTGACTAATCAGTTGGATAATGAGCTTGCACCAGCACAATGTGCCGTTGGAACAGAACTCTAA
- the LOC125770736 gene encoding uncharacterized protein LOC125770736, with product MDRGNFQQQRKKRRESKRKSGEKKKPKSNRSEESLHPSYTNLQPPYSAICRQRYHANNVLYEKQFNYELKMLELMQNSAYDSMRFHRHFALTTLWPPLHTRKEIEYVLDNFFRHPERQTRRLHEIMKGPVH from the exons ATGGATAGAGGTAACTTCCAGCAGCAACGTAAAAAACGCCGTGAATCTAAACGAAAGTcgggtgaaaaaaagaaacccaaatCGAACCGATCCGAGGAGAGCCTACATCCGAGCTACACCAATTTACAGCCACCATA TTCGGCCATCTGTCGCCAACGGTATCACGCAAACAACGTTCTGTATGAGAAACAGTTTAATTACGAATTGAAAATGCTTGAGTTGATGCAAAATTCGGCCTACGATTCGATGCGGTTCCACCG CCATTTCGCCCTTACTACACTTTGGCCACCGTTGCACACACGCAAAGAGATTGAATATGTGTTGGATAATTTTTTCCGTCATCCGGAGCGTCAAACACGTCGTTTGCACGAAATTATGAAAGGTCCTGTTCATTAA
- the LOC125770689 gene encoding monocyte to macrophage differentiation factor: MQDGLISRAGATIYNDAFSGKGPTNYDPVNGTGQYSPTKSSCAHLSRPSPPSPQHTPNGDFKLCGYEGTMNSCGPLGDECVPNTAGTGAGKADIFGVLEFWLRLRYDLTTVPWEQLKTVQLKNPRAAPGCAYIPTKVEHIANIITHGTWVLPSMYAGLQLYDRSHTPAQTLAAVIYGAALSMLFFVSTCFHCVCYCNHNRPLKDALHRCDRAMIYIFIAGSYYPWLSLGHTTHPQIVSVVKWSVWVMAVLGIVYQQMYHERYKCLETFFYVVIGLGPSVVIILWGHEFTGMSELKFGGILYIIGIVFFKSDGLFPFAHAIWHLFVVFAASVHYFAIMTHLFPDSSAIVTPVVGSVAG, from the exons ATGCAAGATGGTCTCATTTCCCGCGCGGGTGCCACTATCTACAACGATGCCTTTTCGGGCAAAGGGCCCACCAACTACGACCCCGTGAACGGCACGGGTCAATACTCGCCAACGAAATCATCCTGCGCCCATCTGTCTCGTCCATCTCCTCCTTCACCCCAACACACACCAAACGGTGACTTCAAACTTTGCGGATACGAAGGCACGATGAACTCCTGCGGTCCGCTAGGTGATGAATGTGTACCAAATACCGCCGGTACAGGTGCCGGCAAAGCAGACATCTTTGGCGTGCTGGAATTTTGGTTAAGATTACGATACGACCTGACGACCGTACCGTGGGAACAGTTGAAAACGGTTCAGCTTAAGAACCCACGTGCTGCGCCCGGCTGTGCATACATTCCGACAAAG GTTGAACACATTGCGAACATAATCACGCACGGAACCTGGGTGCTACCTTCGATGTATGCTGGATTGCAGCTTTACGATCGAAGCCACACGCCTGCTCAAACGTTGGCGGCTGTTATCTACGGTGCCGCCCTATCGATGCTGTTCTTCGTGTCGACTTGCTTCCACTGTGTCTGCTACTGCAATCACAATCGTCCGCTAAAGGATGCGCTGCACCGATGCGATCGTGCCATGATTTACATCTTCATTGCCGGTTCGTACTATCCGTGGCTTAGCCTAGGTCACACGACCCATCCACAGATTGTGTCGGTGGTAAAGTGGAGCGTTTGGGTTATGGCGGTGCTGGGCATCGTCTATCAGCAG ATGTACCACGAACGGTACAAGTGCTTGGAAACGTTCTTTTACGTTGTGATCGGGCTCGGTCCATCGGTTGTGATTATACTGTGGGGCCACGAATTTACCGGTATGTCCGAGCTAAAGTTTGGTGGCATTCTGTACATTATCGGTATCGTGTTCTTTAAATCGGACGGGCTTTTCCCGTTCGCCCATGCTATCTGGCATCTGTTCGTGGTGTTTGCTGCATCCGTTCATTACTTTGCCATCATGACACACCTGTTCCCGGACTCGAGCGCCATCGTTACGCCTGTGGTTGGATCCGTGGCTGGTTAA
- the LOC125770650 gene encoding ATP-dependent RNA helicase DHX33, with protein sequence MDSGLSSRNSTVGNQYRSYMKQENAKQQRHSLPIYSVRKSLMEMVRKSTTIIVLGETGSGKTTQMPQFIYEAGLNGDKTIAITQPRRVAAITVAKWVAMEMGTNLGDVVGYTVRFEDMTSGNTQIKYMTDGILCREALSDRQLRNYNVIILDEVHERTVATDVLLGVVKKAQQIRASKRMPPLKVIIMSATMDCDHFANYFSDCPIVYLQGRTYQVKVYQMVEKMHYIEACLKTVVEIHQTQPAGDVLVFLTGQEEIDATVNKMRRLAKSFPSDLPKLAVYPMYAALPQTQQLDVFNPAPSNVRKVIFATNIAETSITINGIRYVVDCGRAKVRSYDPITGMDMLKVCWISQAQAHQRTGRAGRVSDGICFRTYSKEAYEHLDKMTAPEILRCNLSATILNLLVMGVNYKDFDFIDKPPEEAIVGALLELKALNAISSVENPILTALGGRMARFPLDPKYSKMLLSASKFGCLEEMLTIIAMLSGENIFTNSAQKREQMLIAHSKFYDKSGDHITLLKVFNEFKTKTKPKMWCFDNFLHERNLTHAASIREQLSEICKAFDIPSSTCGNDTTPVAKCLLTGLFANIATKQPDHLYLTSASGLKARIHPSSSISGKLRPPVVIYTELVATRLNYLRNVTEIDPAWIDEVVPNVNLRQTKHLSEHTFRSCQGHK encoded by the exons ATGGATTCCGGACTTTCGAGTCGCAATAGCACGGTGGGCAATCAGTACCGTTCGTATATGAAGCAGGAAAATGCGAAACAACAACGCCATTCGCTGCCAATCTACTCGGTGCGAAAATC GTTGATGGAAATGGTACGAAAGTCAACTACCATAATCGTACTCGGCGAAACCGGAAGTGGCAAAACGACGCAAATGCCACAATTCATCTACGAAGCCGGACTTAACGGAGACAAGACGATAGCCATAACACAACCCCGTCGTGTGGCCGCTATTACAGTAGCCAAGTGGGTTGCCATGGAGATGGGCACCAATCTGGGAGATGTGGTGGGTTATACAGTGCGCTTTGAGGATATGACGTCGGGAAACACACAGATCAAATACATGACCGATGGTATACTGTGCCGTGAAGCACTTTCCGATCGACAGCTACGCAACTACAATGTGATTATACTGGACGAGGTACATGAACGTACCGTTGCAACGGATGTGCTGCTTGGAGTGGTGAAAAAGGCCCAACAGATACGAGCCTCCAAGCGTATGCCTCCGCTAAAGGTCATCATTATGTCGGCCACGATGGATTGCGACCACTTTGCAAACTACTTTTCTGACTGTCCGATCGTGTATCTGCAAGGACGTACGTACCAGGTCAAGGTTTACCAGATGGTAGAGAAAATGCATTACATTGAAGCGTGTTTGAAGACGGTGGTGGAAATTCATCAAACGCAGCCTGCTGGAGATGTGCTGGTGTTCCTTACTGGACAGGAAGAAATCGATGCCACCGTCAACAAAATGCGTCGGTTAGCAAAG AGCTTTCCGTCGGATCTTCCAAAGCTGGCTGTATATCCTATGTACGCAGCTCTGCCACAAACGCAACAATTGGACGTGTTCAATCCGGCACCATCCAACGTTCGGAAGGTTATATTTGCAACCAATATCGCGGAAACGTCGATTACCATTAACGGCATCCGATACGTAGTCGATTGTGGGCGAGCTAAGGTGCGTTCGTACGATCCCATCACCGGTATGGATATGCTGAAAGTATGCTGGATATCACAAGCACAGGCCCACCAACGCACCGGACGAGCGGGTCGTGTCAGTGATGGCATCTGCTTCCGAACGTACTCCAAGGAAGCGTACGAGCATTTGGATAAAATGACAGCACCGGAAATTCTGCGCTGCAATCTTTCAGCCACCATCCTTAACCTGCTCGTGATGGGGGTTAACTATAAGGACTTTGACTTTATCGACAAACCACCGGAAGAAGCTATCGTTGGAGCACTGCTAGAGCTGAAGGCATTGAATGCGATCTCGTCGGTAGAGAATCCTATACTCACCGCGCTTGGTGGCAGGATGGCTCGCTTTCCGCTCGATCCAAAATACTCCAAAATGTTGCTTTCGGCGTCGAAATTCGGTTGCCTAGAAGAGATGCTGACAATCATTGCGATGCTCTCGGGAGAGAACATCTTTACCAATAGTGCGCAAAAGCGCGAACAGATGCTGATCGCACATTCAAAGTTTTACGACAAATCGGGCGATCACATCACACTGCTGAAAGTGTTTAACGAGTTCAAGACGAAAACGAAGCCTAAAATGTGGTGCTTTGACAATTTCCTGCACGAACGCAATCTAACGCATGCGGCTTCAATCCGGGAACAGTTGAGCGAAATATGCAAAGCGTTCGACATTCCCAGCAGCACGTGTGGCAACGATACGACACCGGTGGCTAAATGTTTGCTGACCGGACTGTTCGCCAATATCGCCACCAAGCAACCGGACCATCTCTACCTGACCTCGGCCAGTGGGCTAAAGGCCCGCATACATCCGTCCAGTTCTATCTCCGGCAAACTGCGACCCCCGGTTGTCATCTATACGGAACTGGTAGCAACGCGCCTAAACTATCTACGGAACGTTACCGAAATCGATCCGGCGTGGATCGATGAAGTTGTGCCAAATGTTAACTTACGCCAGACGAAACATTTAAGTGAGCACACGTTTCGATCGTGTCAAGGACACAAGTGA
- the LOC125770654 gene encoding vacuolar protein sorting-associated protein 26B-like has translation MNFLRFGQSADIDILFDGAENRQQAEIKTEDGKKDKYLLYYDGETVGGKVNITLKKPGSKLEHQGIKIELIGQIELYYDRGNHHDFLSLVRELARPGDLIQNTSYPFEFANVEKPYEVYVGSNVRLRYFLRVTIVRRLSDIIREVDIAVHTLSSYPDTNSPIKMEVGIEDCLHIEFEYNKSKYHLKDVIVGKIYFLLVRIKIKHMEIAIIKREQTGSGPNMYTENEIIAKYEIMDGSPVKGESIPIRVFLAGYDLTVTMREINKKFSVRYFLNLVLIDTEDRRYFKQQEITLWRKAEKTRKSLTPSQAAAIAAAQGGAAGVGLMPGQLAAVTGSSNNPHIPHHLVGQGTTSSLGTKELPSSTAAAGGPVLHGDGSADEDSTGMKRSDDSNPIMGLFTEDNSQADLRPKPAVRQRSDDVLATAGVLQENSSRSVNSNLKPGEMPLHVEPEEDSLPQQQPQPQAAQQHLHREAGDGAASISQTTDEETSSLFDANDLSFNAASSSNPSVATAAAVVPAPPTIVTDPTSSPTVSSTINKPMLAEELAGDETIAASRGEQEAENDALPEVTSTEENDASSTTTSPVPAVVSVVTSSASPPPLAAKPAKPRKPVLE, from the exons ATG AATTTTCTCCGTTTCGGTCAGTCGGCCGACATCGATATTTTGTTCGACGGGGCCGAAAACCGCCAGCAGGCAGAAATCAAAACAGAGGACGGCAAGAAGGACAAGTACCTACTGTACTATGACGGCGAAACTGTGGGCGGAAAGGTGAACATAACGTTGAAAAAACCGGGCAGCAAGTTGGAACACCAGGGTATCAAAATCGAGCTTATCG GTCAAATTGAATTGTATTACGATAGAGGCAATCACCATGATTTCCTGAGCCTCGTCCGTGAACTAGCTCGGCCGGGCGATCTCATCCAGAACACGTCATATCCGTTCGAGTTTGCGAATGTAGAGAAACCGTACGAAGTGTACGTCGGTTCGAACGTGCGATTACG ATATTTCTTGCGGGTGACAATTGTCCGACGTCTGAGTGACATCATCCGGGAGGTGGACATAGCCGTGCATACGCTCTCGAGCTATCCGGACACGAACAGTCCGATCAAGATGGAAGTGGGCATCGAGGACTGCTTACACATTGAGTTCGAGTACAACAAGAGCAA GTACCACTTAAAGGATGTGATTGTGGGCAAAATCTATTTTCTACTGGtgcgcatcaaaataaaacacatggaAATAGCCATTATCAAGCGGGAACAGACTGGTTCGG GACCTAACATGTACACTGAGAATGAAATTATCGCCAAGTACGAAATCATGGACGGCTCACCGGTGAAGGGTGAAAGCATACCGATACGCGTGTTTCTCGCCGGTTACGATCTCACCGTAACGATGCGCGAGATTAACAAAAAGTTCTCGGTGCGTTATTTCCTGAACCTGGTGCTAATTGACACCGAAGACCGGCGGTACTTCAAACAGCAAGAAATCACGCTTTGGCGCAAGGCGGAAAAGACGCGCAAATCGCTAACACCATCGCAAGCGGCCGCGATTGCGGCGGCCCAGGGTGGAGCTGCCGGTGTTGGACTGATGCCCGGGCAGTTGGCCGCGGTGACAGGTTCCAGCAATAATCCGCACATACCTCATCATCTGGTTGGGCAGGGTACGACAAGTTCTCTCGGTACGAAGGAACTACCATCGAGCACCGCAGCTGCTGGTGGGCCCGTTTTGCATGGGGACGGTAGTGCCGATGAGGATAGTACCGGCATGAAACGATCGGATGATTCCAATCCAATTATGGGACTGTTTACGGAAGACAATTCACAAGCTG ATCTACGACCTAAACCGGCGGTACGACAACGTAGCGATGATGTACTTGCAACAGCTGGCGTACTGCAGGAGAATAGTTCCCGCTCAGTAAATAGCAATTTGAAGCCCGGCGAAATGCCACTGCACGTCGAACCGGAGGAAGATTCGCTACCCCAGCAGCAACCACAGCCTCAGGCGGCACAGCAGCACCTTCACCGGGAAGCAGGAGACGGTGCCGCCTCAATATCGCAAACGACTGACGAAGAAACATCCTCCCTGTTCGATGCGAACGATTTGAGTTTTAATGCGGCCAGTAGCAGCAACCCGTCGGTGGCGACGGCGGCGGCAGTTGTTCCTGCACCGCCAACGATCGTTACTGATCCAACATCCTCGCCCACGGTTAGCAGCACGATAAATAAACCAATGCTGGCCGAGGAGCTCGCTGGCGATGAAACGATTGCTGCGAGCAGAGGCGAACAAGAAGCTGAAAATGATgctctgccagaagttacgAGTACGGAAGAAAACGATGCAAGCAGCACTACGACGAGCCCAGTTCCGGCAGTAGTGTCGGTGGTAACGAGCTCAGCCTCACCGCCCCCTTTGGCGGCAAAGCCGGCAAAACCTCGGAAGCCCGTGCTCGAATAA
- the LOC125770734 gene encoding uncharacterized protein LOC125770734 yields the protein MVSLKTLTKAATYIAVGGITAALIMKVKLEDKIRRQPYYKESLKLLRSHQGAVQLLGEPIKDLSFDLGEETKKFGGGKIDSFAVPVRGQKTRGKYYFWAEMEDDRWVIRRAELELANEPDRRLLIKADSQAEQ from the exons ATGGTGTCCTTAAAAACTCTTACCAAAGCAGCCACATACATAGCCGTTGGTGGAATTACGGCTGCATTGATTATGAAGGTGAAGCTAGAGGATAAAATACGCCGACAACCGTACTACAAGGAATCGTTAAAATTACTCCGATCACATCAGG GAGCTGTACAATTACTGGGCGAACCTATCAAGGATCTAAGCTTCGATcttggagaagaaaccaaaaagTTTGGTGGAGGAAAGATAGACAGTTTTGCCGTGCCAGTGCGGGGCCAAAAGACCCGGGGCAAATACTACTTCTGGGCGGAAATGGAAGACGATCGGTGGGTGATTAGACGGGCCGAGTTGGAACTGGCAAACGAACCCGATCGCCGTCTGCTTATTAAAGCAGACAGTCAAGCGGAGCAGTAG